A section of the Paenibacillus aurantius genome encodes:
- the gerD gene encoding spore germination lipoprotein GerD: MGSSRLSAAILVLAIALLGACGNPSSSNSGQSAQSYKDTKSIVIDVLKSDDAQKVIEEASNKNKDKTVKLLSTGEGQQIQMAVKDILIGETGSKLVEKTMLDPKFAGDFAKSIQKTNAQMHKDLIKDPDYQKSLLDLMNTPEYQKLVMDSMKSPQYRQQMMKVIQESLQSPLYKAELMALFTRVLQEDIKPKEGKAEDKSKKEGGGDSGKQDGGGGGGEGDSGGGDEQGGSGSSKGKNQDGEGGQKEQ; the protein is encoded by the coding sequence ATGGGTTCTTCCCGACTAAGTGCGGCCATTCTGGTGCTCGCTATTGCTTTGCTGGGGGCCTGCGGCAATCCGTCTTCGTCCAATTCGGGGCAGAGTGCCCAGAGCTATAAAGACACGAAATCCATTGTCATTGATGTTCTCAAAAGCGATGATGCCCAGAAGGTCATCGAGGAAGCTTCCAACAAAAACAAAGACAAAACCGTTAAGCTTCTCTCTACGGGTGAAGGGCAGCAGATCCAAATGGCCGTTAAGGATATTCTTATCGGTGAAACCGGAAGCAAACTGGTGGAGAAAACGATGCTCGACCCTAAATTCGCCGGTGATTTCGCCAAATCCATTCAAAAAACGAATGCGCAGATGCACAAGGACTTGATAAAGGATCCGGATTATCAGAAGTCCCTGCTCGATTTGATGAATACGCCGGAATACCAAAAGCTTGTCATGGATAGCATGAAGAGCCCCCAGTATCGTCAGCAGATGATGAAAGTGATTCAGGAATCTTTGCAAAGCCCTCTTTACAAAGCGGAACTGATGGCTCTGTTCACCCGTGTTCTTCAGGAGGATATCAAGCCTAAAGAAGGCAAGGCCGAAGACAAGTCCAAGAAAGAAGGCGGAGGCGACTCCGGCAAGCAGGACGGCGGAGGCGGAGGCGGAGAAGGCGACTCCGGCGGAGGCGACGAGCAGGGCGGCAGCGGCTCTTCCAAGGGTAAAAATCAGGACGGCGAAGGCGGGCAGAAAGAACAATAG
- a CDS encoding KinB-signaling pathway activation protein, translated as MTLRKWFYLFWTTLLLGTVAACATGLVLMGTYKDFSFMELTEPGLNGSTLIFMILGGATISLLSQMGFFSYMIIRFIAMGILRSRVRWDLLQLAVVIVVMIDTIYLRYSTFASNESWVGYALLPVLILLFALAISWWKVKLTNGGAFLSTLFFMFVATILEAVPALNLDSPPSYIFMLVPLLVCNAWQILILQKVLDNKKEPEAGSLAPPRTKRG; from the coding sequence TTGACGCTCAGGAAATGGTTTTATTTGTTCTGGACGACACTGCTCTTAGGGACGGTGGCGGCCTGTGCAACCGGGTTGGTCCTGATGGGGACTTATAAAGATTTTTCTTTTATGGAGCTGACCGAACCGGGGCTCAACGGCTCCACGCTTATTTTTATGATTTTAGGGGGAGCCACCATCAGCCTGCTGAGCCAGATGGGCTTTTTCTCGTATATGATCATCCGTTTTATCGCCATGGGTATTCTGCGCAGCCGGGTTAGATGGGATCTCCTGCAGCTGGCTGTCGTGATTGTCGTCATGATCGATACCATTTACCTGAGGTACTCCACATTCGCCTCCAACGAAAGCTGGGTCGGGTATGCCCTGCTTCCTGTTCTTATTCTTCTGTTCGCCCTCGCCATCAGCTGGTGGAAAGTCAAGCTGACCAACGGAGGGGCATTTCTTTCCACTTTGTTCTTTATGTTCGTAGCGACCATTCTGGAAGCCGTCCCGGCCCTTAATCTGGACAGCCCGCCATCCTATATCTTTATGCTGGTTCCGCTTTTGGTCTGCAATGCCTGGCAAATTCTAATCCTGCAGAAAGTTCTGGACAACAAAAAAGAGCCGGAAGCCGGCTCCCTTGCTCCCCCACGTACCAAGCGGGGCTAA
- the pdaB gene encoding polysaccharide deacetylase family sporulation protein PdaB, with translation MNFFYVMNGRRLKQYFIIAASLVFAIGIIYVEKDQVSVFSTNEPAAIYSVQTDRKVIALTFDISWGDKRAEPIIKVLEDKGVKKSTFFLSSPWSKTHPEVVDKLVKGGFEIGSHGYRHVNYTELSDEEIRAEIETAHQMLTDLTKKPPALIRLPNGDFDKRVLKIADELNYKVIQWDTDSMDWKNIGVDQIVERVVTKAHNGDIVLLHASDSSEQTHEALPRIIDQLKAQGYEFVTVSEMIHQTSVTQTPVNDQMFKNWN, from the coding sequence TTGAATTTCTTTTATGTGATGAACGGCCGCAGATTAAAACAGTACTTTATCATTGCCGCTTCCCTAGTTTTCGCCATAGGAATTATTTATGTGGAGAAGGATCAGGTTTCCGTCTTCTCGACAAACGAACCCGCGGCCATTTACAGTGTCCAGACGGACAGGAAGGTGATCGCTCTCACCTTCGACATCAGCTGGGGGGATAAACGAGCCGAGCCCATTATTAAGGTTCTGGAAGACAAGGGAGTCAAAAAATCAACCTTCTTCCTGTCTTCTCCCTGGAGCAAAACGCATCCCGAGGTGGTGGATAAGCTGGTCAAAGGCGGCTTCGAGATCGGAAGCCACGGTTATCGCCATGTTAATTACACCGAGCTAAGCGACGAAGAAATCCGCGCGGAAATAGAGACAGCCCATCAAATGTTAACGGACTTAACCAAAAAGCCCCCCGCTCTTATCCGCCTGCCTAACGGAGATTTTGACAAGCGGGTTCTTAAAATAGCGGATGAGTTGAACTATAAGGTGATCCAGTGGGATACGGACTCCATGGATTGGAAGAACATTGGAGTGGATCAAATTGTGGAACGAGTGGTCACCAAAGCCCATAACGGGGATATCGTCCTGCTGCATGCGAGCGACTCCTCGGAGCAGACCCATGAGGCCCTGCCCCGCATTATCGACCAATTAAAAGCTCAAGGCTACGAATTCGTGACGGTTTCCGAGATGATTCATCAGACCAGTGTTACCCAAACTCCTGTCAATGACCAAATGTTTAAAAATTGGAATTAG
- a CDS encoding stage II sporulation protein M, whose protein sequence is MTLKAWYVQLRLMKHYIIASAIVFLAGGAIGYFYPEMFRALMDSKINQLQDVAKQLVESEHKQLYTFLFIFTNNTVLSILMMYAGMLFGLIPLYFLVTNGMILGYLASYNETGDKWFLFAKGIAPHGIIEIPAIVLACAFGLRFGFLLLEAIASLPSAARRERVRNKAYSFMKATIPMMGVIAVLLLAAAVIESTLTMWLMGK, encoded by the coding sequence ATGACATTAAAAGCTTGGTACGTTCAACTGCGGTTGATGAAGCATTATATTATTGCTTCCGCCATCGTTTTCCTCGCGGGGGGAGCGATCGGTTACTTCTATCCCGAAATGTTTCGGGCGCTGATGGATTCCAAAATCAATCAGCTTCAGGATGTGGCCAAACAGCTCGTAGAATCGGAGCATAAGCAGCTGTACACTTTCCTTTTCATCTTTACTAACAATACGGTTCTTTCCATTCTGATGATGTACGCCGGTATGCTGTTCGGGCTTATTCCTCTTTATTTCCTGGTGACCAACGGAATGATCCTCGGGTATCTAGCCTCCTACAACGAAACAGGGGACAAATGGTTTCTCTTCGCAAAAGGAATTGCTCCTCACGGAATCATCGAGATTCCCGCCATTGTTCTCGCGTGTGCCTTTGGCCTCCGTTTCGGCTTTCTGCTTCTTGAGGCAATCGCCAGTCTTCCTTCGGCTGCCCGGAGGGAGAGAGTCAGGAACAAAGCCTACTCATTCATGAAAGCGACCATTCCTATGATGGGAGTTATTGCGGTGCTGCTGCTGGCAGCTGCGGTCATTGAAAGCACCTTGACCATGTGGCTGATGGGAAAATAA
- the ppc gene encoding phosphoenolpyruvate carboxylase, with amino-acid sequence MTEVNLMAKGSTNNLLRRDVRFLGNILGEVLVHQGGKELLAVVEKIRELSKSIRAEFVPDLYKEFKQTIDSCQPEIRHQVIRAFAIYFQLVNIAEQNHRIRRKRDYDRTAGETIQPGSIESIIKELKQQDMPVEEVRSILEGISLELVMTAHPTEATRKAVLDIHQRIAHEVEQYDNPMLTYREREQLRDKLKSEVLTLWQTDELRDRKPTVVDEVRNGLYYFDETLFDVLPEVYGELERCLDKYYPGESWHVPSFLRFGSWIGGDRDGNPSVTAAVTWRTLVMHREMALEKYKVTLRELMQHLSFSKNIVSVSEELLESIARDRDSVDLETEEPWRNEKEPYRIKLTYMLEKMNNTAQPGYPDGPGKYNSVEELIADLKVMDASLRLHYADYVADSYTKKLIRQAELFGFHMAALDVRQHSKEHEKAMSEVMLKMGIADDYSALSEKEKIELLTRTLDDPRPITSPYLDYSESTTECLNVYKTIKAAQEEFGRGCITSYLISMTCGASDLLEVMVFSKEFGLYRRQADGTVTCTLQPAPLFETIEDLHAAPEIMDTLFNIPAYRDSLNSLNQLQEIMLGYSDSNKDGGVLTANWELRVALKHITEAAKKHQVKLKFFHGRGGALGRGGMPLNRSILAQPPETLGGGIKITEQGEVLSQRYAIKGIAYRSLEQATWALITAAVMARNPQSDLSENKWEGYMKDISEQAQTKYQDLIFRDPDFLTFFYESTPLPEIGELNIGSRPAKRNNSGRFEDLRAIPWVFSWTQTRYLLPAWYAAGSGLQSFYQNKPENMKQLQQMYAKWSFFRTAIDNLQMALAKADMTIAKEYGQLVKDPKIAERIANLIQEEYQLTSNLILQITGQQEILDNVPILQESIRLRNPYVDPLSYMQVQLLTELRGRKDNEEDDGELLREVLLTINGIAAGLRNTG; translated from the coding sequence ATGACTGAAGTAAATCTTATGGCGAAAGGCTCAACCAACAACTTACTGCGCCGGGATGTCCGCTTTCTGGGGAACATTCTCGGGGAAGTGCTCGTTCACCAAGGGGGGAAGGAGCTTCTTGCCGTTGTCGAAAAAATCCGGGAGCTGAGCAAATCGATCCGTGCGGAGTTCGTGCCTGATCTGTATAAAGAATTCAAGCAGACCATCGATTCCTGTCAGCCGGAAATTCGCCACCAGGTGATCCGGGCTTTTGCTATCTATTTTCAGCTGGTGAACATTGCGGAGCAGAACCACCGGATTCGCCGCAAGCGTGATTACGATCGTACGGCGGGGGAGACCATCCAGCCGGGATCGATTGAAAGCATTATAAAGGAATTAAAGCAGCAGGATATGCCGGTGGAGGAAGTTCGCAGCATCCTGGAAGGCATTTCTCTAGAATTAGTTATGACCGCCCACCCGACGGAAGCGACGCGTAAAGCGGTTCTCGACATTCATCAGCGTATCGCCCATGAGGTGGAGCAGTACGACAATCCTATGCTTACTTACCGGGAGAGAGAACAGCTAAGGGATAAGCTGAAGAGTGAAGTGCTCACGCTCTGGCAAACCGATGAGCTTCGGGACCGGAAGCCGACGGTCGTCGATGAAGTGCGCAATGGGCTGTACTATTTTGACGAGACGTTGTTTGATGTGCTTCCTGAGGTTTATGGAGAGCTGGAACGCTGCCTTGATAAGTACTACCCGGGTGAGTCGTGGCACGTGCCTTCTTTCCTGCGTTTTGGATCTTGGATTGGCGGGGACCGGGACGGAAATCCATCGGTAACGGCCGCTGTAACGTGGCGCACGCTGGTCATGCACCGGGAGATGGCGCTAGAGAAGTATAAAGTAACGCTACGGGAGCTCATGCAGCATCTCAGCTTTAGCAAAAACATTGTCTCGGTAAGCGAGGAGCTGCTGGAATCCATTGCCCGCGACCGGGATTCGGTGGACCTGGAAACGGAGGAGCCTTGGAGGAACGAGAAGGAGCCTTACCGCATCAAGCTGACCTATATGCTGGAGAAGATGAACAACACCGCTCAACCCGGCTACCCGGATGGTCCGGGCAAATACAATTCCGTTGAAGAATTGATTGCCGATCTGAAGGTAATGGATGCCAGCCTGCGGCTGCATTATGCCGATTATGTCGCGGATTCCTATACGAAGAAGCTCATCCGGCAGGCGGAACTGTTCGGCTTCCATATGGCTGCCTTGGATGTGCGTCAGCACAGTAAGGAGCATGAGAAGGCGATGAGCGAGGTTATGCTTAAGATGGGCATAGCCGACGATTATTCGGCTCTCTCGGAGAAAGAAAAGATCGAGCTTCTAACTCGTACCTTAGATGACCCGCGGCCGATCACTTCACCTTACCTTGATTACAGTGAATCGACCACGGAGTGCCTGAATGTCTATAAAACGATCAAGGCCGCTCAAGAGGAGTTCGGACGCGGCTGCATCACCAGCTACTTGATCAGTATGACCTGCGGGGCTAGTGACCTCCTGGAGGTTATGGTGTTCAGCAAGGAGTTTGGCCTTTACCGCCGCCAGGCGGACGGAACGGTTACTTGTACGCTGCAGCCGGCTCCCCTTTTCGAGACGATCGAGGATCTGCATGCTGCGCCGGAGATTATGGATACGCTGTTTAACATTCCGGCGTACCGGGACAGCCTCAACAGCTTGAACCAGCTGCAGGAGATTATGCTGGGCTACTCGGACAGCAACAAGGACGGCGGCGTTCTGACGGCGAACTGGGAGCTTCGGGTCGCACTGAAGCACATTACGGAGGCGGCCAAAAAGCACCAGGTTAAGCTGAAATTCTTCCACGGACGCGGCGGTGCTCTTGGCCGCGGGGGAATGCCGCTTAACCGCAGCATTCTGGCCCAGCCGCCAGAGACATTGGGCGGCGGCATCAAGATCACGGAGCAGGGAGAGGTTCTGTCCCAGCGTTACGCCATTAAGGGAATTGCTTACCGCAGCCTGGAGCAGGCTACGTGGGCGTTGATCACGGCGGCTGTCATGGCCCGTAACCCGCAAAGTGATCTTTCCGAGAACAAATGGGAAGGGTATATGAAGGACATTTCGGAGCAGGCGCAGACGAAGTACCAGGATCTGATTTTCCGGGATCCGGATTTCCTCACCTTCTTCTACGAGTCCACTCCGCTTCCGGAAATCGGTGAGCTTAACATCGGCTCGCGTCCGGCCAAACGTAACAACAGCGGGCGTTTTGAGGACTTGAGGGCCATTCCTTGGGTGTTCTCCTGGACCCAGACCCGGTACCTCCTTCCGGCTTGGTACGCGGCAGGCTCGGGACTCCAGAGCTTCTACCAGAACAAGCCGGAGAACATGAAGCAGCTGCAGCAAATGTACGCCAAATGGTCGTTCTTCCGCACCGCGATCGACAATCTCCAAATGGCGCTCGCGAAAGCCGATATGACCATTGCGAAGGAGTACGGCCAGCTCGTGAAGGATCCGAAGATCGCCGAACGGATCGCCAACCTGATCCAGGAGGAATACCAGCTGACCTCCAACCTTATTCTGCAAATTACCGGTCAGCAGGAAATCCTCGACAACGTGCCGATTCTGCAGGAATCCATCCGGCTGCGTAACCCTTATGTCGATCCCCTCAGCTATATGCAGGTTCAGCTGCTGACGGAGCTGAGAGGGCGGAAGGATAATGAAGAAGACGACGGCGAGCTCCTGCGGGAAGTTCTGCTTACCATCAACGGAATTGCCGCGGGGCTTCGAAATACAGGCTGA
- the sigW gene encoding RNA polymerase sigma factor SigW, giving the protein MNYVETRLAKLARTGDRRAFAELVDLYKDKMYHLAYRMLGQSHEAEDIVQETFLRVYTNLDRYDVNQKFSTWIYRIATNLCIDRLRKRKPNYSLDAEMPEGEGADWYSLLASDQPSPESEVMLSETQEHIRRAIDSLPDKYKSVVILRYLQDLSLQEIGDVLDMPVTTVKTRVHRGREFLRKKLESEYGGKVFETK; this is encoded by the coding sequence TTGAATTATGTGGAAACAAGGCTGGCTAAGCTTGCCCGGACGGGAGACCGGAGAGCTTTTGCTGAACTTGTGGATCTGTATAAAGATAAAATGTATCATTTGGCGTACCGGATGCTGGGGCAGTCTCATGAGGCCGAAGACATCGTTCAGGAGACGTTTCTTAGGGTGTACACGAATCTGGACCGCTATGACGTGAACCAGAAATTCTCCACCTGGATCTACCGGATCGCCACCAACCTGTGCATCGACCGCCTGCGCAAAAGAAAACCGAATTATTCGCTGGACGCGGAAATGCCGGAAGGGGAAGGGGCCGATTGGTACTCTCTTCTCGCTAGTGACCAGCCGTCGCCGGAAAGCGAGGTTATGCTGTCGGAGACGCAGGAGCATATCCGCCGGGCCATCGATTCGCTGCCGGACAAGTACAAGTCGGTGGTTATTCTCCGTTACCTCCAGGACCTGTCCCTGCAGGAAATCGGGGATGTGCTGGACATGCCGGTCACCACGGTCAAGACGCGGGTTCACCGCGGACGGGAATTCTTAAGGAAAAAGCTCGAGTCGGAATACGGCGGAAAAGTTTTTGAAACAAAATAA